The proteins below come from a single Pseudarthrobacter sp. SSS035 genomic window:
- a CDS encoding tetratricopeptide repeat protein → MSSPASRPVPPAAASLLNLRGAVDLSSLKQRQAPPAAPGNPPVSGDAGASAEAGALTPDDGAAPLRVTVTEGNFQELVELSAQVPVVFALWAAYSPESAAMLDSLERVINSYGGRLVLGAADIEAFPQLAQAFQVQAVPTAVAVLKGQPVPLFQGGAEESQIRPLLDELLKVAAANGVTGSLGGGSAPMETEPAPLPPLHQAAFDAIETGDYEAAAVAYRQALLEMPADAEAKAGLAQVELMARLQPLSAEESEALRTLAANEPDNLAAQLGVADLDVSGGHVEDALNRVVSFIGRNFGPERETARVRLLELFDVVGTSDPRVAKARQGLARVLF, encoded by the coding sequence ATGAGTTCGCCAGCTTCCCGCCCAGTCCCTCCCGCCGCTGCCAGCCTGCTTAACCTGCGTGGCGCCGTCGACCTTTCATCCCTGAAACAGCGCCAGGCGCCGCCTGCGGCTCCCGGCAATCCGCCTGTTTCCGGGGATGCGGGTGCCAGCGCAGAAGCCGGTGCGTTAACGCCCGACGACGGCGCGGCACCGCTGCGGGTCACTGTCACCGAAGGCAATTTCCAGGAACTCGTGGAGCTTTCCGCCCAGGTTCCGGTGGTCTTCGCGCTATGGGCCGCGTACTCGCCGGAATCCGCCGCGATGCTCGACTCGCTGGAGCGGGTCATCAACAGCTACGGCGGCCGCCTGGTCTTGGGGGCGGCGGACATCGAAGCCTTCCCGCAGCTGGCACAGGCCTTCCAGGTCCAGGCCGTCCCCACGGCCGTCGCCGTCCTCAAAGGCCAGCCCGTACCGCTCTTCCAGGGCGGCGCCGAGGAATCCCAGATCCGTCCCCTCCTGGATGAACTGCTGAAAGTCGCGGCGGCCAATGGGGTTACGGGCAGCCTCGGCGGGGGCAGTGCGCCCATGGAGACTGAACCAGCACCTCTTCCGCCGCTGCACCAGGCCGCGTTCGACGCCATTGAAACGGGCGACTATGAGGCCGCCGCCGTGGCCTACCGGCAGGCCCTGCTGGAAATGCCCGCCGACGCCGAGGCCAAGGCAGGCCTGGCCCAGGTGGAGCTGATGGCCCGGCTCCAACCGCTTTCCGCCGAGGAGTCGGAAGCCCTGCGTACCCTCGCCGCCAACGAACCTGACAATCTGGCCGCCCAGCTGGGCGTGGCGGACCTGGACGTGTCCGGCGGCCACGTGGAGGACGCGCTGAACCGCGTGGTGAGCTTCATCGGCCGGAACTTCGGCCCGGAACGGGAGACTGCCCGCGTACGCCTCCTGGAGCTCTTTGACGTGGTGGGCACGTCCGACCCCCGTGTTGCCAAGGCACGCCAAGGACTCGCCAGGGTCCTGTTCTAG
- a CDS encoding NADH:flavin oxidoreductase/NADH oxidase, which produces MPALFQPLKLRSLELTHRGWVSPMCQYSCGPDGAPGVPNDWHLMHLGSFAAGGAALILTEAAAVNAAGRISPRDAGLYNDEQAEAWQRITSFVHRHGAAEAKIGAQLAHAGRKASAYWPFAGQRGSVPESDGGWPTVGPSRLAFDGFAEPAAMTEAQIQDVISDFAAAAARAVDAGFDTVEIHGAHGYLLHQFQSPLINTRTDSWGGDEAGRNRLMLAVVDAVRNVIPEAMPLLLRISATDWAPGGVDVQASVRLAAQAAEHGVDLIDVSSGGAVAHQDIRPGPGYQTDFSARIRREAGVPTGTVGLLTSAGQAEHAVATGQADGVFIARAALRDPHWWLRAAFELGHDLPWAPQYERAMPRHSF; this is translated from the coding sequence GTGCCGGCCCTGTTCCAGCCGCTCAAGCTCCGCTCCCTGGAGCTCACGCACCGCGGCTGGGTATCACCCATGTGCCAGTACAGCTGCGGTCCCGACGGCGCCCCGGGGGTTCCGAACGACTGGCACCTGATGCATCTGGGCTCCTTCGCCGCGGGCGGCGCCGCGTTGATCCTCACCGAGGCGGCCGCCGTGAACGCGGCCGGCAGGATCAGTCCCCGCGATGCCGGGCTGTACAACGACGAACAGGCCGAGGCCTGGCAGCGGATCACGTCCTTTGTGCACCGGCACGGTGCCGCGGAAGCGAAGATCGGCGCCCAGCTTGCCCACGCCGGCCGGAAAGCGTCTGCCTACTGGCCGTTCGCCGGGCAGCGGGGCAGCGTCCCGGAGTCCGACGGCGGCTGGCCCACGGTGGGGCCGTCACGGCTTGCCTTCGACGGCTTTGCCGAACCCGCCGCGATGACCGAGGCTCAGATCCAGGACGTCATTTCCGATTTCGCGGCCGCTGCAGCACGTGCCGTGGACGCCGGCTTCGACACCGTGGAGATCCATGGCGCGCACGGCTACCTCCTGCACCAGTTCCAAAGCCCGCTGATCAATACCCGGACCGATTCCTGGGGCGGGGATGAGGCCGGACGGAACCGGCTGATGCTCGCCGTCGTTGATGCCGTCCGCAACGTCATCCCCGAAGCCATGCCCCTGCTGCTGCGGATTTCAGCCACCGACTGGGCGCCGGGCGGCGTCGATGTCCAGGCTTCGGTCCGGCTGGCCGCCCAGGCGGCGGAGCACGGAGTGGACCTCATCGACGTCTCCAGCGGCGGGGCCGTGGCCCATCAGGACATCAGGCCGGGTCCGGGCTACCAGACGGACTTCTCCGCACGCATCCGCCGGGAAGCCGGTGTCCCCACAGGCACCGTGGGCCTGCTGACTTCCGCAGGCCAGGCCGAGCATGCCGTGGCCACCGGGCAGGCCGACGGCGTGTTTATTGCCCGGGCCGCGCTCCGGGATCCGCACTGGTGGCTCCGTGCGGCGTTTGAACTGGGGCATGACCTCCCCTGGGCACCGCAGTACGAACGGGCCATGCCGCGGCATTCGTTCTAG
- a CDS encoding ABC transporter ATP-binding protein codes for MTAAHPDPHSDPVVHAGPAPALSIRGLAKRFGGKIAVDGISLDVPAGSFFGVVGPNGAGKTTTLSMATGLLRPDFGTAVVHGVDVWARPLEAKKLLGILPDGVRLFDRLTGEQLVTYAGLLRGMDKDVVASRVGELLSALDLNQDAGTLVVDYSAGMTKKIALASALIHAPRLLVLDEPFESVDPVSAANIRSILDSYVASGGTVIVSSHVMDMVQRMCDHVAVVAAGRLLATGTVDEVRAGATLEERFVQLVGGRNHTEGLEWLRTS; via the coding sequence ATGACTGCTGCGCATCCTGATCCCCACTCCGATCCGGTGGTGCACGCCGGGCCCGCTCCTGCCTTGTCCATCCGCGGCCTCGCCAAGCGTTTCGGCGGAAAAATCGCCGTGGACGGCATCAGCCTCGACGTCCCGGCAGGCTCATTCTTTGGCGTCGTGGGGCCCAACGGCGCCGGCAAGACCACCACGTTGTCGATGGCCACCGGCCTGCTGCGGCCCGACTTCGGGACAGCCGTTGTCCACGGGGTGGACGTCTGGGCCCGGCCGCTGGAGGCCAAGAAGCTGCTGGGCATCCTCCCTGACGGTGTCCGCCTCTTTGACCGGCTCACCGGCGAACAGCTGGTCACGTACGCGGGGCTGCTGCGTGGCATGGACAAAGACGTGGTGGCCTCGCGCGTGGGGGAGCTGTTATCCGCCCTGGACCTGAATCAGGACGCCGGGACCCTCGTGGTGGACTATTCCGCCGGCATGACCAAAAAGATCGCCCTCGCCTCGGCCCTGATCCACGCCCCGCGGCTGCTGGTGCTCGATGAACCCTTCGAGTCCGTGGACCCCGTCTCGGCGGCCAACATCCGGTCCATCCTGGACAGCTATGTAGCCTCCGGCGGGACGGTGATCGTCTCGAGCCACGTTATGGACATGGTCCAGCGTATGTGCGACCACGTCGCCGTGGTGGCGGCCGGCAGGCTCCTCGCCACCGGGACCGTGGACGAAGTCCGCGCCGGCGCAACGCTGGAAGAAAGGTTTGTCCAGCTGGTGGGCGGACGCAACCACACGGAAGGCCTGGAATGGTTGCGCACCTCCTAA
- a CDS encoding transporter, protein MVAHLLRLKLTLLRNGLRRSPWQLVGLAFGGLYALGLVGIVVAALILLRTGDPELAQTVVVLGGSAALLGWGLIPVVASAADLTLDPARFTTSAIPMRQLLTGLALGGLIGIPGLATALAALATVWTWARGPLPAVAALVGAAVGVLTCIVLSKVVTTATASLASSRRFKDVSAIAFMVPLVLMGPIVAGVGRGISASTGFLPELAATLSWTPLGAAWSLGGDVAVGRPGAAALKLVIAAATLAVLSWCWKLLLERALVNPPYAGSGSRKGGKLGLFDLLPATPAGAVTARALTYWLRDPRYSGSLVVVPLLPILLVFQGSQSGDYGVLAVAAPLAAFLLAWSISADVSYDNTAFALHVATGVRGVDDRLGRALACLAFALPVVLIFAVGQYFFTGSWSELPGQLGLSLGILFTGLGLSSVVSARYTVAVPLPGDSPFKKPPGNVGQTLVVQFAGMGVLSLLVLPEVSLLIAQLVTGNAMFGWANLAVGLMLGLALFGAGIRLGGKWLDARGPELLAQLTVNR, encoded by the coding sequence ATGGTTGCGCACCTCCTAAGGCTCAAACTGACCCTGCTGCGGAACGGCCTTCGCCGCAGCCCCTGGCAGCTCGTCGGCCTGGCGTTCGGCGGCCTCTATGCCCTGGGGCTGGTGGGCATAGTGGTCGCGGCACTGATCCTGCTGCGCACTGGAGACCCCGAACTGGCCCAGACGGTTGTGGTGCTTGGTGGTTCAGCGGCCCTCCTCGGCTGGGGCCTCATTCCGGTGGTCGCGTCCGCCGCGGACCTGACCCTGGACCCTGCCCGCTTCACCACCTCCGCCATCCCCATGCGCCAACTGCTCACGGGACTGGCCCTCGGCGGGCTGATCGGCATCCCCGGCCTGGCCACCGCGCTCGCAGCGCTCGCCACCGTGTGGACCTGGGCCCGTGGCCCCCTTCCCGCGGTTGCCGCACTGGTGGGCGCCGCCGTCGGCGTTCTGACATGTATTGTCCTGTCCAAAGTGGTCACCACCGCCACCGCCAGCCTGGCGTCGTCGCGCCGGTTCAAGGATGTCAGCGCCATCGCCTTCATGGTCCCGCTGGTCCTGATGGGCCCGATTGTCGCTGGCGTGGGCAGGGGCATCAGCGCCTCGACGGGTTTCCTGCCGGAGCTGGCTGCCACGTTGTCCTGGACACCACTTGGTGCCGCGTGGTCCCTCGGTGGTGATGTTGCGGTTGGCCGCCCGGGAGCGGCCGCACTGAAACTCGTGATCGCCGCTGCAACCCTCGCAGTCCTGTCCTGGTGCTGGAAACTGCTCCTTGAACGGGCCCTGGTCAACCCGCCCTACGCCGGCAGCGGGAGCCGCAAGGGTGGCAAACTGGGGCTGTTCGACCTGCTGCCGGCCACACCGGCCGGTGCAGTAACAGCGCGCGCGCTGACCTACTGGCTGCGCGATCCCCGCTATTCCGGTTCCCTGGTGGTGGTCCCGCTGCTCCCCATCCTGCTGGTGTTCCAGGGCAGCCAGTCCGGTGACTACGGGGTACTGGCGGTGGCTGCACCGCTGGCTGCCTTCCTGCTGGCCTGGTCCATCTCAGCGGACGTCTCCTATGACAACACGGCATTCGCGCTGCATGTGGCCACGGGCGTCCGCGGTGTGGACGACCGGCTGGGCAGGGCGTTGGCCTGCCTGGCTTTTGCCCTGCCCGTGGTGCTGATCTTTGCAGTGGGCCAGTACTTCTTTACCGGCAGCTGGTCGGAACTGCCCGGCCAGTTGGGCTTGAGCCTGGGCATCCTCTTCACCGGGCTTGGCTTGTCGTCCGTGGTGTCGGCACGCTACACGGTGGCCGTCCCGTTGCCCGGGGACAGCCCGTTCAAGAAACCCCCGGGCAACGTAGGGCAGACCCTGGTGGTGCAGTTTGCCGGCATGGGCGTCCTGAGCCTGCTGGTCCTGCCCGAGGTGAGCCTGCTCATCGCGCAGCTGGTCACGGGCAATGCCATGTTCGGGTGGGCCAACCTGGCCGTCGGCCTGATGCTGGGACTGGCGCTGTTTGGTGCGGGAATTCGGCTGGGTGGAAAGTGGCTTGACGCCCGCGGACCCGAGCTGCTGGCCCAACTGACCGTCAACCGCTGA
- the nagB gene encoding glucosamine-6-phosphate deaminase produces the protein MEVVILQGSKQIGQLVADAIEALLRRKPTAVLGLATGSSPLPVYDELAARHQRDGLDFSSAHAFALDEYVGLDHGHPESYREVIRREFTSRVNIAEGNVHTPDGAAADLPAACSAYEEAMRAAGGVDLQLLGVGTDGHIGFNEPGSSLASRTRIKTLIEQTRRDNARFFGSLAEVPHHVVTQGLGTILEARHVVLIATGAQKAPAVRDFVEGPVAAICPASVLQFHPHATILVDQAAASSLKLADFYRHTYDHKPAWQEL, from the coding sequence ATGGAAGTTGTCATCCTCCAGGGCAGCAAGCAGATCGGACAGCTCGTCGCCGATGCGATCGAAGCCCTGCTCCGGCGCAAGCCCACCGCCGTCCTGGGCCTCGCCACAGGGTCATCGCCGCTGCCGGTTTACGACGAGCTGGCGGCGCGGCACCAGCGTGACGGGCTGGACTTCAGCAGTGCCCATGCCTTTGCCCTGGACGAATACGTGGGGCTGGACCACGGGCATCCGGAGTCCTACAGGGAAGTCATCCGGCGGGAATTCACCAGCCGGGTCAACATCGCCGAAGGCAACGTCCATACGCCTGACGGGGCGGCCGCGGACCTGCCCGCGGCCTGTTCCGCCTACGAGGAGGCCATGCGGGCAGCGGGCGGAGTGGACCTGCAGCTCCTGGGCGTGGGTACGGATGGCCACATCGGCTTCAACGAGCCCGGTTCCTCGCTCGCCTCCCGGACCCGCATCAAGACGCTGATCGAGCAGACGCGCCGGGACAACGCCAGATTCTTTGGCAGCCTGGCAGAGGTGCCGCACCATGTGGTGACCCAGGGGCTGGGCACCATCCTCGAGGCCCGGCACGTTGTCCTCATCGCCACCGGGGCACAGAAGGCACCGGCCGTCCGCGACTTTGTGGAGGGGCCCGTCGCCGCCATCTGCCCGGCCTCGGTCCTCCAGTTCCACCCGCACGCCACCATCCTGGTGGATCAGGCCGCGGCATCGTCGCTGAAGCTCGCCGACTTCTACCGGCACACGTACGATCACAAGCCTGCCTGGCAGGAGCTGTAA
- a CDS encoding DUF3039 domain-containing protein, whose protein sequence is MDGMTSMTDPLENDPMRELSGAGTSTATIEREELRQEVEPGDRERFSHYVRKEKIMESALTGDPVIALCGKVWTPGRDPQKFPVCPMCKEVYDGLRPGNDGGKGPGGDSGNNK, encoded by the coding sequence ATGGATGGCATGACTAGCATGACGGACCCTCTCGAAAACGACCCGATGCGCGAGCTTTCCGGGGCTGGAACGTCCACGGCGACCATCGAGCGCGAAGAGCTGCGCCAGGAAGTGGAGCCCGGTGACCGGGAGCGCTTCTCGCACTACGTGCGCAAGGAAAAAATCATGGAATCCGCGCTGACGGGTGATCCTGTCATTGCCCTCTGCGGCAAAGTGTGGACGCCGGGCCGGGATCCGCAGAAGTTCCCGGTGTGCCCCATGTGCAAAGAGGTTTATGATGGCCTCCGCCCGGGCAACGACGGCGGCAAGGGTCCCGGAGGGGACTCGGGCAACAACAAGTAG
- a CDS encoding DEAD/DEAH box helicase codes for MTETLFGGPTLPPAYPERAAWGTAQKLRAWQQQALDLYFRTDPRDFLAVATPGAGKTTFALRVASMLIESGAVNRVTIVAPTDHLKRQWADAAAKVGIAIDPNFKNSDGQHGRGFVGVAVTYAQVASKPMLHRAKTEAARTLVILDEIHHGGEALSWGDGLREAFDPAARRLSLTGTPFRSDTSPIPFVEYAQDKDGIRRSKADYTYGYGNALRDHVVRPVMFMAYSGQMRWRTSAGEEMAASLGESAVTKDITSQAWRTALNPAGEWIPAVLAGADKRLSEVRRTVPDAGGLVIATDHEDARAYAGQLKRITGESPTVILSDDAKASSKIEEFTVSEKRWMVAVRMVSEGVDVPRLSVGVYATSTSTPLFFAQAVGRFVRARKRGETASVFLPSVPTLMALANSMEAERDHALDRPEKEDSDGLFNPEDSLMEEANREDKASDSLTKGKFEALDSQASFDRVLFDGGEFGTGGEVGSEDELDFLGIPGLLDAEQVGTLLRQRQHEQLNRKNRRAPAAEPAAAAPAMPDHRMLMDLRNELAKNVAAWSARTGTPHGVVHTKLRTVCGGPPVAQANEEQLQSRLRKLQDWFIGRK; via the coding sequence GTGACGGAGACGCTCTTTGGCGGCCCCACCCTGCCACCGGCCTATCCGGAACGCGCAGCCTGGGGAACCGCCCAAAAACTCCGTGCCTGGCAGCAGCAGGCCCTTGACCTCTACTTCAGGACCGACCCCCGCGACTTCCTGGCCGTAGCAACTCCCGGCGCCGGCAAGACCACGTTCGCGTTGCGCGTGGCCTCCATGCTCATCGAATCCGGGGCGGTCAACCGGGTCACCATCGTGGCGCCCACGGACCACCTGAAACGGCAGTGGGCCGATGCCGCTGCCAAGGTGGGCATCGCCATCGACCCCAACTTCAAGAACTCCGATGGCCAGCACGGCCGCGGTTTCGTCGGCGTGGCTGTCACGTACGCGCAGGTGGCCAGCAAACCCATGCTGCACCGCGCCAAGACCGAGGCCGCCCGCACCCTGGTGATCCTTGACGAGATCCACCACGGCGGCGAAGCCCTGTCCTGGGGCGACGGCCTCCGCGAAGCGTTTGACCCTGCGGCACGGCGGCTCTCCCTGACCGGTACGCCGTTCCGCTCCGACACCTCGCCCATCCCGTTTGTTGAATACGCGCAGGACAAGGACGGCATCCGGCGCTCGAAAGCGGACTACACCTACGGCTACGGCAATGCCCTGCGTGACCACGTGGTGCGCCCTGTCATGTTCATGGCCTACTCGGGCCAGATGCGGTGGCGCACCAGTGCCGGCGAGGAAATGGCGGCCTCACTGGGCGAGTCCGCGGTCACCAAGGACATCACGTCGCAGGCGTGGCGGACGGCGCTGAACCCGGCCGGGGAATGGATTCCCGCTGTCCTGGCGGGGGCGGACAAACGCCTCAGCGAAGTGCGCCGCACCGTTCCGGACGCCGGCGGGCTGGTCATCGCCACGGACCACGAGGATGCCAGGGCCTATGCCGGGCAGCTGAAAAGGATCACCGGCGAATCGCCCACCGTGATCCTTTCCGACGACGCCAAGGCCTCCAGCAAGATCGAGGAATTCACTGTCAGCGAGAAGCGGTGGATGGTGGCCGTCCGGATGGTGTCAGAAGGCGTGGACGTGCCCCGGCTCTCCGTCGGCGTCTATGCGACGTCCACCTCCACGCCGCTGTTCTTCGCCCAGGCCGTGGGCCGCTTTGTGCGCGCCCGGAAACGCGGCGAAACGGCCTCGGTCTTCCTGCCGTCTGTGCCGACACTGATGGCCCTGGCCAACTCGATGGAGGCCGAACGCGACCACGCGCTGGACCGCCCCGAGAAAGAGGACAGCGACGGCCTGTTCAATCCCGAGGACTCGCTGATGGAAGAGGCCAACCGGGAGGACAAGGCGTCCGACAGCCTTACCAAGGGCAAGTTCGAGGCCCTCGACTCGCAGGCGTCCTTCGACCGGGTATTGTTCGACGGCGGCGAGTTCGGCACCGGGGGAGAAGTGGGCTCGGAGGACGAACTGGATTTCCTGGGCATCCCCGGACTGCTGGATGCCGAGCAGGTGGGGACGCTGCTGCGGCAGCGCCAGCACGAACAGCTCAACCGCAAGAACCGGCGCGCACCGGCAGCCGAGCCGGCCGCCGCGGCGCCGGCCATGCCGGACCACCGGATGCTGATGGACCTGCGCAACGAACTGGCCAAGAACGTGGCGGCCTGGTCGGCGCGGACCGGAACCCCGCACGGCGTGGTGCACACGAAGCTGCGGACCGTCTGTGGCGGCCCTCCGGTGGCCCAGGCGAACGAGGAACAGCTTCAGTCCAGGCTGCGGAAGCTCCAGGACTGGTTCATCGGCCGGAAGTAG
- a CDS encoding isochorismatase family protein, whose translation MSRALIIVDVQNDFCEGGSLAVAGGAGVAGAISEYVDAHHNEFDHIVATQDWHIDPGAHFSDTPDHKDSWPRHCVAGTRGAELHPDLDSEYIQAYFQKGQFAAAYSGFEGLLAPEDAVPTGERQPGAMPADADAYAPADNAIGLDDWLQSHDVEDVVVVGIATDFCVMATSLDAVQAGYSVTVIRSLTAGIAEDLEDAVAEMELGGVEVA comes from the coding sequence ATGTCCCGCGCCCTGATCATCGTTGACGTCCAGAACGACTTCTGCGAGGGCGGCTCCCTTGCCGTGGCCGGCGGTGCCGGTGTTGCCGGAGCCATCAGCGAGTACGTGGACGCCCATCACAACGAGTTCGACCACATAGTTGCCACCCAGGACTGGCACATTGATCCCGGCGCGCATTTTTCCGACACGCCCGATCACAAGGACAGCTGGCCGCGGCACTGCGTGGCCGGCACCCGCGGCGCAGAACTCCATCCGGACCTGGACAGCGAATATATCCAGGCCTACTTCCAGAAGGGCCAGTTCGCCGCGGCGTACTCCGGCTTTGAGGGCCTGCTGGCACCTGAGGATGCCGTCCCCACCGGGGAACGCCAGCCGGGCGCCATGCCCGCTGACGCGGATGCCTACGCACCCGCGGACAACGCCATCGGACTGGACGACTGGCTGCAAAGCCACGACGTGGAGGACGTTGTAGTGGTGGGGATCGCCACCGACTTCTGCGTGATGGCCACCTCGCTGGACGCGGTCCAGGCCGGCTACTCCGTCACGGTCATCCGCTCACTCACCGCCGGCATTGCCGAGGACCTGGAGGATGCCGTCGCCGAAATGGAGCTGGGCGGCGTCGAAGTCGCGTAA
- a CDS encoding nicotinate phosphoribosyltransferase, protein MSTSASWDHPRTSFYTDHYELTMLQASLHSGAAHRRSVFEAFARRLPDGRRYGIVAGTGRLLEGIADFRFGEAELDFLGRTGVVNRDTLDYLANYRFSGDIWGYPEGEAYFPNSPILIVESTFAEACMLETYLLSVLNHDSAIASAASRMITAAGNRPCIEMGSRRTHEESAVAAARAAVIAGFDSTSNLEAGFRYGIKTVGTAAHSFTLLHDTEREAFEAQIASLGPGTSLLVDTYDVEAAVRAAVELAGPRLGGVRLDSGDLVAQAQWVRRLLDELGNVNTNIVVTSDLDEFAIAALQSAPVDSYGVGTSLVTGSGAPTASMVYKLVSRTDDAGNFVSVAKTAKNKTSMGGRKYALRKLNERGVATQEIVGIGHRPEDDDNDRPLLQQFMKNGELLPGWTGHEGVVRARQRHADTMAELPGVVNRLQRGEPAIPTIYEEN, encoded by the coding sequence GTGAGTACCTCCGCCAGCTGGGACCATCCCCGCACGTCCTTTTACACAGACCACTACGAGCTGACCATGCTGCAGGCGTCCCTGCACTCGGGCGCCGCACACCGCAGGTCGGTCTTCGAGGCTTTTGCCCGGCGCCTGCCGGACGGCCGGCGGTACGGGATTGTGGCGGGAACGGGCCGCCTGCTGGAGGGCATCGCCGACTTCCGGTTCGGCGAAGCCGAGCTGGACTTCCTGGGACGGACCGGCGTGGTCAACCGGGACACCCTGGACTACCTGGCGAACTACCGCTTTTCCGGTGACATCTGGGGCTACCCGGAGGGCGAGGCGTACTTCCCCAATTCCCCCATCCTGATTGTCGAATCAACGTTTGCCGAAGCCTGCATGCTGGAGACCTACCTGCTCTCTGTCCTGAACCATGACAGTGCCATCGCTTCCGCCGCCTCCCGCATGATCACCGCTGCCGGCAACCGGCCCTGCATTGAAATGGGATCCCGGCGGACCCACGAGGAATCGGCAGTCGCGGCAGCCCGCGCCGCCGTCATTGCCGGGTTCGACAGCACCTCCAACCTCGAGGCCGGCTTCCGGTACGGCATCAAAACGGTAGGGACCGCCGCGCACTCCTTCACGCTCCTCCACGACACCGAGCGGGAAGCCTTTGAGGCGCAGATCGCCTCCCTCGGACCCGGCACCTCGCTGCTCGTGGACACGTACGACGTCGAAGCAGCGGTGCGTGCCGCCGTCGAGTTGGCGGGGCCCAGGCTGGGGGGCGTCCGGCTCGACTCCGGCGACCTCGTGGCCCAGGCCCAATGGGTCCGGCGCCTCCTGGACGAGCTCGGCAACGTGAACACCAACATCGTGGTCACCTCGGACCTGGACGAGTTCGCCATCGCCGCGCTGCAGTCCGCCCCGGTGGATTCCTACGGTGTGGGCACCTCGCTGGTCACCGGTTCCGGTGCACCCACCGCGAGCATGGTCTACAAGCTCGTCAGCCGCACCGACGATGCCGGCAATTTCGTCTCCGTGGCAAAAACCGCCAAGAACAAAACCAGCATGGGCGGCCGGAAGTACGCGCTGCGCAAGCTCAACGAGCGGGGGGTGGCCACCCAGGAAATTGTGGGCATCGGCCACCGCCCCGAAGACGACGACAACGACCGGCCGCTGCTTCAGCAGTTTATGAAGAACGGCGAGCTGCTGCCGGGCTGGACCGGACACGAGGGTGTGGTCCGCGCCCGCCAACGGCACGCGGACACCATGGCCGAACTGCCCGGCGTCGTCAACCGCCTGCAGCGCGGCGAGCCTGCCATCCCCACCATCTACGAGGAGAACTGA
- the clpS gene encoding ATP-dependent Clp protease adapter ClpS, protein MTLSVALGPDTQEGTRTGTEASTDSLTAPDIPWNLVIWNDPVNLMSYVSYVFQSYFGYSESKANKLMMEVHKKGRSIVAHGSKEQVERHAVAMHGFGLWATVERATGGNGGSSKNSGKSGGSGQGKGKRG, encoded by the coding sequence ATGACCTTAAGCGTTGCGCTCGGCCCTGATACACAGGAGGGCACCCGGACCGGGACAGAGGCGTCCACGGACTCCCTGACCGCCCCGGACATCCCTTGGAACCTGGTGATCTGGAACGATCCCGTCAACCTGATGAGTTACGTCAGCTATGTCTTCCAAAGCTACTTCGGCTACTCCGAGTCCAAAGCCAACAAGCTGATGATGGAAGTCCACAAAAAGGGCCGGTCCATTGTGGCCCACGGCAGCAAGGAACAGGTTGAGCGGCATGCCGTGGCCATGCACGGCTTCGGACTCTGGGCCACCGTGGAGAGGGCCACCGGCGGAAACGGTGGAAGCTCCAAAAACTCAGGAAAATCCGGCGGGTCCGGGCAGGGCAAGGGGAAACGTGGCTAA
- a CDS encoding DUF2017 domain-containing protein, translated as MAKAFKYGLKGITGFLEPAERELLRSLIDDVISMLQPAEHTSQDPLAALIGLDMDVQEPTDRAVKRLLPNVTKNDDGASLEFRQLTERSLRETKIGALRAAALDLDRDEVVLTAEGARFWSMALNDVRLVLAERLDIRDEEDAEHVHLMQDWSQAEDVESYLALVYNFTTWLQESLVQAMLQSLDSRA; from the coding sequence GTGGCTAAGGCATTCAAATACGGGCTCAAGGGCATCACCGGGTTCCTGGAACCCGCCGAACGGGAACTGCTCCGCAGCCTGATCGATGACGTCATCTCCATGCTCCAGCCGGCCGAACACACCAGCCAGGATCCGCTGGCCGCCCTGATCGGACTGGACATGGACGTCCAGGAACCGACGGACCGTGCCGTTAAGCGGTTGCTGCCCAACGTGACGAAGAACGACGACGGCGCGTCCCTGGAGTTCCGCCAGCTCACCGAGCGCTCGCTGCGGGAAACCAAGATCGGCGCGCTGCGCGCCGCCGCCCTGGACCTGGACAGGGACGAAGTGGTCCTCACCGCCGAAGGGGCAAGGTTCTGGTCCATGGCCCTGAACGATGTGCGCCTGGTGCTGGCGGAACGCCTGGATATCCGGGATGAAGAGGACGCCGAACACGTGCACCTGATGCAGGACTGGTCCCAGGCCGAGGACGTGGAAAGTTACCTCGCCCTGGTGTACAACTTCACCACGTGGCTGCAGGAATCACTGGTTCAGGCGATGCTCCAGTCCCTGGACTCACGGGCCTGA